GATCTCTGCAAAAACAAAACCTCCTGCATCCTCTTATAATCGAAGGCATCGCAGCTCCTCTGCTTCTCGCAACGCTAGTGCTTTATCCCGTTTCTCTGGGACTGAGTTGCAATCCTCAAATTCTCCTCAATGAATCTTGGCATTTTGTGGAATACTCGGGGTCTCAATTCCCCTTCTAAACACGCTGCTGTTTGCTCCCACATTAGACATCTCCATGCTACTTTTTGCTGCTTACTTGAGACTCATGTCAAAGAACCAAATGCTGCTCGAATCTCAAATTCCATAGTCCCTGGTTGGTCCTTCCTTTCCAACTACTCCCACCATCCTGATGGCCGTATTTGGATCATCTGGGATCCctctaaaatcaaaatttctctGATCTCCTCTTCAGCCCAATTCCTCCATCTAAGCTTCTCTAATAGCTTAAACcaattctcctttttcttcactgTTACCTATGCCTTCAACTGCCCTGTGCTGAGACAAGATCTTTGGACAAACCTCCGTAACCTTGTGGGTTCCATAGATTCTCTCCCTTAGGGTATTGGTGGTGACTTTAATGTCATCAGATATGGCTATGAAAAACAGGGGGGTGATCACTTGGATCTTGAATCAATGGCTGCTTTCAATGATTGTATCGAGGACTTGAGCTTGGATGATCTCAGATGGACAGGTCCCCCCTTCTCCTGGAGCAATAAAAGTGCTGGTCCTGCAAGAATAGCCTGCAAATTGGATCGGATTTTAGTAAATGAATCTTGGctgacttcttttccttcctcctctgcaaaTTTTGACCCCCCTGGTATATCTGATCACACCCCTCTTTCCTGTCCACAGTCAAGGATGCTTGGGACAAGCCTGTGCAAGCTTTCTCCTCCCCTCTTTTAGCCTTGGCTAGGAAGCTTAGGAATGTAAAAAATACTCTCAAATCCTGGAACCTCAACACCTTTGGAAATGTCTCCCAAAATGTCAAGGACTGCCAGGATAAGCTTGCAACTATTCAGAATCAAATTCAGATGGACAACTTCAATGATCAATTGGCTACCGATGAGAAAGCTACTGCCCTTGAATTATCTCTACTCCTCAATCATGAAGAAAGCTTCCTGAAGCAAAAATCCAGGATTAAGTGGCTTGAACTTGGGGATTCCAATTCAGCTTATTTTCATCGTTCTCTGAAATCAAGAACCAATCATAACTCCATAATTCAGCTAGCTGCTCCTGATGGATCTCCAGTTACCACTGTGAATGGTATCAAAGATATGGCTGTGAATTACTTTAAGAATCTCTTCTCGGGTCCTTTGGATGAGACTGAACATGTCCCTGATAATGtgctcaacaagttcatccCAAATGAACTCATTCAGTCTTTTAATGCCATTCCAAATGAGGAGGAAATTATTGCTGCAATTTATTCCACCAAGCTGAATCGAGCTCCCGGGCCAGATGGATTCAGCATGGGGTTTTTCTTAGCTGCTTGGGATATCATCAAGGATGATCTTATCAAAGCAATCACTAGTTTTTTCCTCAACCCCAACCAGATCAACGAGGTGAATCacacttttctttgcctcattcctaagaagGAAGAAGCCTCAATGATGACCGATTTCAGGCCCATAGCCCTCTGCAACCTGATCTACAAATTTATAGCTAAGATCCTTGCTTCCAGGCTCAAGAAAGTGGTGGATCTGCTAGTCAGTGAGAACCAGTCAGCCTTCATCCCGGGTAGAAGTATTTTTTATAGCATCCTTCTTTGCAATGAGATTGTCAGAGGATTTGACAGGAAAAACCATTCCCCGGCtgctcttatgaagattgatattcacaaagcctttgactctCTGAGATGGGATTTTATAGCAAATGTCATGAACAAAATGAGATTTCCAGCAGTCTTCATTCATTGGATCCACTGCTGCATCTCCACTCCAAAGTTCTCAGTTCTTATTAATGGCAGCCCAGCAGGCTATTTTGGCTCCACTGTAGGGATTCGACAAGGCTGTCCTCTTTCTCCCTACCTCTTCACCTCAGCCCTGGAATTCCTATCCAGGGAAATTCAGCTTTGCACTGACCAGAATCTCATCTCTCCCATTCCCAAATGCAAAACCCTCAAACTCTCACATTTggcttttgctgatgatctcatgatcttctccaaggcctccatcACCTCTTTTGAGTCCATCATGAACTGTTTGCAGCACTTTAAAGCTTTATCAGGGCTCCGCATCAACCCCCATAAGTCCCTTCTCTTCGTAGCTGGTGTCCCGGATGATTTCAAGGCTGCTTTGAAGGATATTTGTGGCTTCAGTATTGGTCATCTCCCAGTGAAGTACTTAGGCCTGCCTATGATTCCAGCAAGACTTTCGCCCCAtcactgcactcctatgctgGATCTTATCAGGAAGCGTCTACAACTCTGGaagggcaagcttctctcctatgcaggcCGATTGGTTCTTATCAAGTCTGTTCTCCAAgcctcctacatctactggtcgAGTATCTATGGCTTGCCTCAGTCCACCATTCAGTCTTTGGAGACCCTCAtggcttctttcctttggaaaggcacTGATGCCACTAGATTCCTCCGGCCTATCAGCTGGAACTTGATTTGTCATCCTTTAGAGGAAGGAGGTTTGGGAATTAGAAGGATCAAAGATGTGAATTCGGCCGGCATTATCAAGCTTCTTTGGAAGATTGTTTCTAGGGccaaaagtatttgggtggattggatatATTCAGGTCTTCTCCGCTCAGACTCTATTTGGTCGGTCCAAATACATTCAGATGCTTCTTGGACCTGGCACAAGATTCTTGAGAATAGAGTTCTGACTCTTGGATATATATGTTCTCACATTGGCAATGGGAATAACACCTTGCTCTGGCTGGACCACTGGCATCCTATGGGCATTCTGCTTCACTAGGTTACCCCTAGAATGATTTATGACTCGGGGCTTCCTAAAAATGCtttggtggctgatattctAAATGAAGATGGATGGGACCCCCCTGACTCCACTTCCCCTACTCTTACTTCTATTTGGGCTCTCCTTCCTACAATCTCCAGAAGACCTTTCAACAGGGAAGACTGTGTCTCTTGGATGCCCAGCACTTCGGGAAAGTTCAGCACTAAATCAGCTTGGGACCTTGTCAGATCTAGCCTTCCGCTTGTCCCTTGGAGGAAACTTGTCTGGTACAAGCACCACATTCCAAGACACAGTTTCACGGTCTGGAGAGTCTTATCCAACTACCTCCCAACGCAAGCTTTCCTCAGACACCGGCACATTATGGTCTCCCCCAACTGTAGCCTTTGTTAGAATGGGACTGAAGATACAAATCACCTCTTCTTTGGCTGCCCTTTCACTCGCTCTATCTGGAAGGGCATCCTTTCCAAATGTTGGCCGTCAACCAGGaggattcttccttttgatCGTGAGTGGATTTGGGTTGCTATGACTTTTGGTGGCTCTACTATCTGTGATATGATTGGGAGATCGGCTTTCTCGGCGGctatcaaccacatttggatggagagaaatcttaggaaatggacctccaaatcgagATCTACcaaccagatttgggattccatctcttttgaaatcaaaactaaaattagTTTAGCTGCTCCCTCTActtgtattgacaccccaaggaacagattcattgttgtatcctggggcctTTCTTCTATCACCCTTACGCCAGCGGGCTCCGCTGTTTGAGCCTTTTCTGctggtccttatctcttgtttcttccctccttttttAGGGCTGCTTttagtaatgaattttttattcacccaaaaaaaatatccgCTTATAATTTGTGGGTTATCCCATGATGTCCTTGATATTCTTGTCCAAAGAAATATTTACATAATGAATTAAAGAGTTTCCAAACTATATGCACAAAGACAAGCAAAGATATATCTACATAGAAATATTTATATACGCATAAAGGTAtgcatttaaaaattcaaatatgCCAACTTTCTTCCGAATGAAtattataaaacaaaaagataaaagCTTAATAATCATTAGGAGAATACCTTCTCTATGATCTGTGAGGTTGAATCAGTTACTAAAAGACGTTGGAAAGGAGGTGGAGcaaatttgaaataatttaACACAGACCTACAAGAAATGATCAGAGCATGTCTTACATCACTTTCttaagaaagtaaaaaaaaaaatcgcacAAAATTTACAGCAATCATCAAACTAATGTCTAACCCCACtctaatcaacatcataaaTTAGGAGATTCTTGTacaagaaatagaagagaaaaaatcaaTAATTAATCAACAACACCTTTTTCACTAGAAGGTAAGCAATGAAgattaataaaaagaaataaagtacTAGACCAGCAAAcgtttctgtacatttttttcCAAGAAAGTGGGGGGACAGAATGATTTGTTAAATAAACCAACAAATCCGATTGAACTTAGATTTTCACCATACCTcaattaaccctaatttgggaagtgattcaaatttgacctaattcatgtggcctgatttgaatatattctcatatttCCCATTCTGTCCCTAACCCCATCAAAGCACAGTTTCAAACCTTCAACCATAACCGATTCTGATTTCATCCTCAGAATAAGTAGCTGATTTCAGGATATATCAATTCTGAAATTAGTAATCATATCTCTTAACCCTAGTTCCAGTACCCTATTTACCATAATATCCTCACTCGTACCCCAACTAGGATTCCTCTATAACTTCAGATTTAGTCATTTGATTAAActgtaactttcagcatctcttctctcctataTAATCcacactcgacctaagttttaagcccattcaaccaccGAATTTCTTATTATCAAGATTTTTCCTAATCTGAACTATCCTTTGAtgaaaagattctattttggtTGTTGGTTTGAGTTCAAATCcaggagtgttgtgtgatcgacgtgtTCCTCTAAAAGTTAAAGGAAAaatttataggacagtcatgcgaccagctatgatgtatggttcagaatgttgggcaattaagaatcATCGTGTAGATAAACTCAACGTaacaaagatgaggatgttgagatggatgtgttgcaaaattaggaaggataaagtaagagataatcatattagagctggtttgggagtagctctgatacatgataaactatgagaaagtcgtttgaggtggcatggtcatgttcaatggaggcctttggatgctctagttcggaggagtgatttgattcaggttgaaggaactaaaagatcCAAGAGCAGAcgtaaaatgaccctaggagaagtggtgagaaaagaaatgcatagtttaggccttgtatcaagtatgacctcgaatagatgattgaagggcaaggatccatgtagcaaaccccatttagttgggataaggctgagtagttgaTATTGTATCATTTTCTCTCCTTACTATTCAGAACTTGAAGTCCCAATCGTCTTCCTTTATGTATCCTTCCTTGTCCTCTTCCACTATTTATTTCTCTTCAATATCTACACTTATACGCTGCTGACCCAAAAATTATCCCCTACAACCAAAACCCTGACTGCCCTAAataattttcacttttttttacTACGAACTATCCTATATTCATAACTAATAATATCTTGATAGGCATTCATCTAGCTTATATACCATTTTTGCTTTCCGAAGATGTTCAATTTTCATGTAACTAGTGTTTGACATTTAAGCAATTCCCTGAACTAGTGCTTGAAATTCAATATTGATGTTTAATTATCATGCCACAAAATTGCAGAACTGGCAACTCACCCCAACAGAAAAGGTGCCAACTCAACGGCTCGACAGAATgccaaagaggcaagttcatGAAGCTTCAAACCCCTTCCGCTCCTAACATATAAAGCAATAACATTAACGTCATCCTCAACATCACTGTTTCCTGTTTCACTGGTATGTCCATTCTCCCCAATCACTATGACTTTATCTTTAGAATCCAATTTCAAGCTCTGAACTAGTCGAAGTAAAGCCACTGCTCTGTCCACAATCTTTCGAGCGATAGGACGGAAACAGCCCATCATAGGGACTGTATAATTTGGATGCATAAACAGCTCGGCTAGTGAGTTCACAACTTCTTCTTCCGTCAAGCTGTCTCCCTGAGTTTGTCCATAAAACGAACTCAATTAAATAAAAGTAACTGACTACCCAAGACAAAAGGTGTAAAATGAATACTAATAAAAAAACTGTACCTTCTGCGAGAGAGACTGCAATCCGGGAATGCATCGAAGGTTAGGACAACGAGCAAGGAATCTATCCAATGCGTATTGCAGACTAAAACTCCCGTCAATCGTCATTAAGGACTTTATTCCTGTTTGAGAAGATGAAccgttcaaattttttttaggagGAATTCGTGTAATTGCCGGCTTCAAACTTTGGAAGCGTTTGGAACTGAATACAGACGACACAGTAACAACTAAGAGCCTGACCGACTGTGTTGCCGAGTCCTACCATCTACTTTATATACACAGGGCGGATGAGCGCAAGGGTTTAGGGTTCATGGGTTTTGGCGGCAAGATGGAGGCCAAGTGGAGTTCCGTGCAAACACTGAAGTCGGTTTCAACAGTTCTAGACTTCTACTGGGAAAACACCACATGAAAGGGCAAAGCAAGGTTTCAACCGGTTTGGTACCGGTTATTCGACTCGGTTCCGGCTCGATTCGATATGGCCGATATTCAAACCATAACCAAATTCACATTTTCCTAACTTATGACCGAATGGTATTCGATTTCTGCAAGGCGTTTAAGTGATGGGCTGAATGACTCGGGGGTACgcatgttctttttttttgggataagagTAGgtaaggttttttatttttttggtagaaagaaggctattcattcatacACGTCCAATGCCAAACAAAGTAAGCACAATACATAAAACAGATAGAGAACATGATAAATGCGAAGTATGGATATACGGTATCGAAGACCAAGGAGTGAAAATTGACctggtctcacatgccattgactgggtcGTCCAGACTAGGGGTTGGTTCACAAACACTTCCCTAGAGAACAAACTGTAAACACAGCTAAGTTAAAGCGCACGCACAAAGGTGCCAATAATGGGGTCTCCATACGTGCCCAAAGGAACAAATTCACACAACACacgtagggatgtaaatggatactcgtaaatccgtattcgatccgcgttcgtatccgtttaggagaatctgaatccgtccgaaattaatcggatacgaatatgataatccccctatccgaccgattattatccgattcgtttaacagtccgacggtaataaaatatctgaaatataactctgtgtttgtctaacCTTTTAAGTTactttattggattttgttatcttatttttataaatttataagttaagataatgtgattctttttatAGATTTGCTattagtttatatatattgttttatgcaatgtgatacatggaattacatatctattaaaaaatcgaaagtaaaaaatgtaagaaaataaaagagcaagaagagtagaagaaagggtagttattgaactctcaagtctcaaccctaatcctcatcataaaaacagtaaatatgtcaacggatagttgaaaaatcgtattcgattcgtattcatatccatttaggagaaccagtattcaaaaaatcactatccggaaattatccgaatccgtccgaaaatcgataggatattatccgaatccgtccgaatatattcggatacgaatatgatactGCCACTATCCGactgaattcgatccgtttacatctctaaacGCACGTGTGCCGACACACTGCCATAgcctactttcaaacagaccTACCGGATAGGCAAAGGTCTAGTGGATTGGTCAGTGGAACTTCGTCCGACGATAGACGAGGATTGAGGGATCGCTGGAGCAGCCGAGCCAGCGATAATCTCGGTGCCACCTACACCAGAATCGACATCACCTACAAAGAcacaaataaagagaaaataaaaaacctccATGAATCGAAAGCCCCTCGGTGTTGTCCGCGTAGAGCCAATGAACTGAGATTGTTTGCCGACAATGGCAAAAAATTCTAACCAAACACATAATAGGGAACTTCAAGGGGGGGAACGGTAGGGGTATGGCAAAAGGCATAGGCGCACAGTGGCAGCCAAGTTGGGAGCAGAGTGGAAAGGGTATGGATATAGGGGAAGGTGGGGCAAGATGGAATGGGTGTGGGTCTGTCGTTGCTCCATGAGGAATCCCTTGGTTGGTGCCCTGCGCACTAGATGCTCTTGCCTGAGACTGTGTACATCCCTAGGCGACAATGACGGCAACAACGACAACATAGTAGAGGGCAAAAACTGGATTGGCTTAGCAATCGGAGAGAGTAGATCAGAAAAGTAGTTAGGAGAGAGAGCAATTTCTGTTTGTTTTGGATGGATCCATTGAAACAGATCTATAGCCGCCTCCATCCTTAATAAACCCAAGCTAATGCAGTTGAAAGCCTTCGACACAGAGACAGAAACAGAGAGAAGACTAAGTGGGGCGATGTGGAGCCAACCGCAAAGACGGATAGAGAGATGGACATGATCGGAGCAGGCCATAGAGGGCAAAGAACGTCGTCCCCAGGCCGATGTGCGATCATCTGCATCTTCTTCGCTGACAAGAACGATGTTCATGGCTGAAAGCAAAGGAGGAGATGGGGGAAAGGAAGCACGCACTCAGGCGGATATCACAACACGCACTCAGATCAACAGAGTTATATTGAGCAAATTAGTTTTGCCATTATCAAATTATACTGGAATGAAAAAATCTTTAGAATtgtatttaaaacaaaaaatctgaaataaATCCTTCAAACTTAAAAGTATTTGAAAGCTTAAGATAACTTTTTCAGGTTGAGAGTGTAGAGACTACTTGAGAATGATTACTAAATGCTTGGAGATAGACCCAAATCAATCTTAATCGTATACAAAAAATAGTCTGCACTTCTAGAAGGTATGTAGGAATCTACCTGCGGCGGGTCTAcgaccatagttagtaagttcgtgTATTAATTGTCATATTAATTTATGTATCCTGCTGTATGAATCAATAATCCGACTCTTACCATATTCTATCTGATAGTATAATTTTATACGTGACTATAAAGAAATATCATATTAATT
The nucleotide sequence above comes from Telopea speciosissima isolate NSW1024214 ecotype Mountain lineage chromosome 3, Tspe_v1, whole genome shotgun sequence. Encoded proteins:
- the LOC122654366 gene encoding midasin-like: MTIDGSFSLQYALDRFLARCPNLRCIPGLQSLSQKGDSLTEEEVVNSLAELFMHPNYTVPMMGCFRPIARKIVDRAVALLRLVQSLKLDSKDKVIVIGENGHTSETGNSDVEDDVNVIALYVRSGRGLKLHELASLAFCRAVELAPFLLGSVLNYFKFAPPPFQRLLVTDSTSQIIEKVFS